In Rutidosis leptorrhynchoides isolate AG116_Rl617_1_P2 unplaced genomic scaffold, CSIRO_AGI_Rlap_v1 contig108, whole genome shotgun sequence, the following are encoded in one genomic region:
- the LOC139881055 gene encoding uncharacterized protein, with protein MDPCPFVRILIGNLAIKFPAVSATTTSSSSSSSSYFCKIKLDNLPHQQATIPLVDRDFQDPEPSSVSQSIGGCFNLNKSQLDRILHNNKKTNPPSIKIEVYKESSSSCSSTSNNGKLLGIFQVKLDLRGAENKPCEIFSGWIPIKKNKSELFVSIKSEPDPRFVFKFGGEPETSPQVFQIQGGSQQAVFTCNFSCRNSSDRNNLCSRPSISESSKDQFSKERKGWSITVHDLSGYPVAMASMVTPFVPSPGSDRVSKSNPGAWLILRPSQATWKPWGRLEAWRRDRSTVGYRFHDTSSTTIVDSFLSKKSGGKFSIDITNNVTNITPFTSPQSSCDFGSWTDTGSRPSSRPGSGSGSDFGFGLHPYKGFVMSSTVEGVAKCSKPEVEVGVKHVSCTEDAAAFVALAAAMDLSMDACLSFSHKLRKELRHTANES; from the exons ATGGATCCGTGCCCTTTCGTACGGATTCTGATCGGTAACTTAGCCATCAAGTTTCCCGCCGTCTCTGCAACAACTACgtcgtcttcttcttcttcttcctcctatTTTTGTAAGATTAAATTAGATAATCTCCCTCACCAGCAAGCAACGATTCCATTGGTTGACCGGGATTTTCAGGACCCAGAACCCAGCTCCGTCTCCCAATCAATCGGCGGTTGTTTTAATCTCAACAAGTCTCAGCTCGATCGAATTCTTCACAACAACAAGAAAACCAATCCTCCTTCGATAAAGATTGAAgtctacaaagaatcatcatcttctTGTAGTTCTACAAGTAATAACGGCAAGTTACTTGGAATCTTTCAAGTCAAATTGGATCTGAGAGGGGCAGAGAACAAACCCTGTGAAATTTTCAGTGGTTGGATTCCTATTAAGAAAAACAAATCGGAGTTGTTCGTCAGTATCAAATCAGAGCCTGATCCTAGATTTGTTTTCAAGTTTGGAGGCGAGCCTGAAACGAGTCCTCAGGTTTTTCAGATTCAGGGAGGTTCCCAACAGGCTGTTTTCACTTGCAATTTCTCTTGCCGGAATTCTTCTGATCGAAATAATTTGTGTTCTAG GCCATCGATATCGGAATCATCAAAAGATCAGTTCTCAAAAGAAAGAAAAGGTTGGTCCATTACTGTACACGACTTATCAGGATATCCAGTAGCGATGGCATCGATGGTTACCCCATTCGTGCCATCTCCCGGCTCAGACCGAGTCAGCAAGTCGAACCCCGGAGCATGGCTCATTCTCCGACCGAGCCAAGCCACGTGGAAACCGTGGGGCCGCCTCGAGGCCTGGCGCCGCGACCGATCCACAGTCGGTTACCGTTTCCACGACACCAGTAGCACCACCATTGTCGATTCCTTCCTAAGCAAGAAATCCGGAGGAAAATTCAGTATCGACATCACAAATAACGTTACCAATATCACTCCATTTACAAGCCCTCAGAGCAGCTGCGATTTCGGGTCATGGACAGATACCGGGTCAAGACCGAGCTCGAGACCCGGATCAGGCTCCGGTTCTGATTTCGGATTCGGGTTACATCCATACAAAGGATTTGTGATGTCATCAACGGTGGAAGGTGTGGCGAAATGTAGCAAGCCTGAAGTGGAGGTCGGAGTTAAGCACGTGAGTTGCACGGAGGATGCGGCCGCGTTTGTGGCATTGGCAGCTGCCATGGATTTAAGCATGGATGCTTGCTTGTCTTTCTCTCATAAACTGAGGAAAGAGTTGAGACACACTGCAAATGAGTCTTAA